Below is a genomic region from Fusarium oxysporum f. sp. lycopersici 4287 chromosome 12, whole genome shotgun sequence.
TAGGGTGCCATAAAGTCGTAATTTTAAGGACCAGTCCCAGTCTTACCATGCAGCTNNNNNNNNNNNNNNNNNNNNNNNNNNNNNNNNNNNNNNNNNNNNNNNNNNNNNNNNNNNNNNNNNNNNNNNNNNNNNNNNNNNNNNNNNNNNNNNNNNNNGTGTATCTGATGTACGGGCGTAGATATCTGCGTATAGACCATTACCCATCGCGAACCGTAATGGCTCAGTCACGCTCATATATAGTTTGTACACCGAATGGCCTTCGACCCGGAAAGCGGACATGGCCTGCTTCTAGAACTCGACGTCCCGGGTTGAAACCGTCATAGTTGTAACGGGGATGCTCAGATGCTGGAGTGATTTTTGATATGATGGCATCGGGGAATAGTGGGGTTTGACAGGCGGGTGAGTAGTTGGTATCATTTCAATATATGAAAGGGTGAGATGATTTGATCAAGTGCAGTCTTCTAGAAGATGCAGATGGAATAGAACCATGTAGCGCACCTAAAGACCATCTTATAAGATGCTTCTGAGTTGGACATATTCCTATTCAGCTTCTCCACTCTTAGACAGCTGGACCTGCCGCCGGGCTGGCATAAGGGTTCTCGGCAGTTGCTACTGCATATCTAAGCCAGCTCAAAGCCGTCTTACCCATGCCAGGGCACACAAGGCTAGTTGGCAGACTTGACCGATTTTAGTTAGAGGCTATCGGGATACCGACGGAATGAGATCGGAAGTTCCGTAATCTATAATAATGATGTTTCTCTCATTgacttttaataattttcCAGAGCTTTCCTTAACCGATCAATATCAGTACTCCGTCCTTCAAATCTATACACGGCCATCTGTCGCTCCATATCTGCCGTCACTCATATATGGGCGCCATGGTTACTTCAAGAGTCGATCCCGCTGGTTAGTGGCCTTCGAGCCAATCACTACCTTTCGATCTGAGCGAACGATGttaataaactatataaaatagatGCCCTGCAGGTTGCTGCAATTACTTTCGACTGGGGAGACAGCCTCGATGCAAAGGTTTGTACGGTCATTCCATGTTAAGGACCAAACTTATCTAACCGACTTGCAGGACTGGGATCGCCTGGCCAGCATCGTCGCCCCAGAACTGGTTGTATGAGTTCCCGAAAAAAAAACACTTAAACATTATTCTGCTAATATGATATCCTCAAGGTCGATTATACCGTCGTGACGGGTGAAAAGTGGGATGCCATGCCAGCTAAAGACTTTGTCGCCATGGTTTCAGACCCAGGATTTGTTGGCGACGCTCTTGTTGACAGCCAGCATTTTATCGGGGCTTCCAAATATGAAGTTCTCTCAGATGGCCGTATAGTTGGTACTCACCAGCTCCGAGCTGCCCACCAGCGATATACAGGGCCTGATAAGAAGACTGTTGAGGCCAAGGGCCACTGCCATGCTGTTATGCAACATACTTATGCAAAGGTTGATGGCGAATGGAAGTTGGCGGGCTTAAAGCCGACCATGTACTGGAATGAGCATGATTT
It encodes:
- a CDS encoding scytalone dehydratase, giving the protein MGAMVTSRVDPADALQVAAITFDWGDSLDAKDWDRLASIVAPELVVDYTVVTGEKWDAMPAKDFVAMVSDPGFVGDALVDSQHFIGASKYEVLSDGRIVGTHQLRAAHQRYTGPDKKTVEAKGHCHAVMQHTYAKVDGEWKLAGLKPTMYWNEHDFSKIFKGSQ